A genomic stretch from Telmatocola sphagniphila includes:
- a CDS encoding HAD family hydrolase: MNRDAMSQKFAALWDVDGTLVDTGEMHFRAWRKMSQELGVDFTREHFRATFGRRNPEIIRFIYGDHISETESQRIANTKERYYMDEARQGVQLLPGVRTLLEQLQRADFKQAIGSSAPRANLELILDLTDSRIFFETVVAMEDTSRGKPDPEVFLTGASRLGITPSQCVVFEDAVAGVQAAKAAGMKCVAVTFVGHHGEEKLLEAGADRCVNRLDELTADDVRKLFK, encoded by the coding sequence ATGAATCGGGATGCTATGAGTCAAAAGTTCGCGGCCTTGTGGGATGTGGATGGAACACTTGTCGACACCGGCGAAATGCACTTCCGAGCCTGGAGGAAGATGTCGCAAGAGTTAGGGGTCGATTTCACCCGGGAACACTTTCGCGCCACCTTTGGAAGACGTAACCCGGAAATCATCCGCTTTATTTACGGCGATCATATTTCCGAAACGGAAAGTCAGCGGATCGCAAATACCAAAGAACGTTATTACATGGACGAGGCTCGGCAGGGAGTCCAACTGCTTCCCGGCGTCCGTACTTTACTGGAACAGCTTCAAAGGGCCGATTTCAAACAGGCGATTGGCTCGTCCGCTCCTCGCGCTAATCTCGAACTGATTTTGGATTTAACGGACTCCCGCATATTCTTCGAGACTGTCGTGGCAATGGAGGACACTTCCCGAGGCAAACCCGATCCCGAGGTGTTTCTTACCGGGGCAAGCCGTCTTGGGATTACGCCCTCGCAGTGCGTTGTCTTTGAAGACGCCGTGGCGGGAGTTCAGGCCGCTAAAGCAGCGGGAATGAAGTGTGTGGCCGTGACCTTTGTTGGCCATCACGGTGAGGAGAAACTTCTTGAAGCCGGTGCCGACCGCTGTGTAAATCGGCTGGATGAACTTACGGCGGACGATGTTCGGAAATTATTTAAATGA
- the panB gene encoding 3-methyl-2-oxobutanoate hydroxymethyltransferase: protein MAETPKKTVRMTVPDFLTAKKAGRKLSVLTAYDYTTGLLLDSSGVDALLVGDSLGMVMQGNDNPLAVTLEESLYHTRCVSRAARRALVIGDLPFLTYQTSAEQAIISAGRMLKEAGAQAVKLEGGIRCAEAIRRIVECDIPVMGHVGMTPQSVHAFGGFKVQRNEAKILEDALAVEQAGAFAVVLECIPSPLGEEITKKLTIPTIGIGAGPNCDGQVLVVQDMLGMFDEVRPKFVKRYADLGSAIRQAAEKFREEVRDGVFPSPEYSFK from the coding sequence TAAACTATCCGTTCTCACGGCTTACGATTACACCACCGGATTATTGCTGGATTCTTCGGGCGTGGATGCTCTTTTGGTTGGCGATTCCCTGGGAATGGTCATGCAGGGGAACGACAATCCTCTGGCAGTGACCCTGGAAGAAAGTCTGTACCATACGCGCTGCGTTAGTCGGGCCGCTCGCCGGGCGTTGGTGATTGGCGATTTGCCGTTTCTGACCTACCAGACCAGTGCCGAGCAGGCAATTATCAGCGCCGGGCGAATGCTCAAGGAAGCCGGTGCCCAGGCTGTGAAATTGGAAGGTGGGATTCGCTGTGCCGAGGCGATCCGCCGGATCGTCGAATGTGATATTCCCGTGATGGGTCACGTCGGGATGACGCCGCAGAGTGTCCATGCTTTCGGCGGGTTCAAAGTGCAGCGGAATGAGGCGAAGATTCTGGAGGATGCTCTCGCCGTTGAGCAAGCGGGGGCATTTGCCGTGGTCCTCGAATGCATTCCGTCTCCACTTGGGGAGGAAATCACCAAAAAGTTGACGATCCCCACTATTGGCATCGGAGCCGGCCCGAATTGTGATGGACAAGTACTGGTTGTTCAGGACATGCTGGGGATGTTCGATGAGGTCCGGCCGAAATTCGTAAAGCGATACGCCGATCTGGGCTCTGCGATTCGCCAGGCCGCGGAGAAGTTCCGGGAAGAGGTTCGGGATGGGGTTTTCCCCAGCCCGGAATACTCATTTAAATAA